One genomic segment of Pandoraea thiooxydans includes these proteins:
- a CDS encoding translocation/assembly module TamB domain-containing protein translates to MTDQHTHPAAATAPSPPPPPRRRRWPRVLAWLVVAPLVLVVGLAGAGLLAAHTERGSRWLWQAAVVVLDGKLAGQWEGGTLAGGAHLREVAYTDGATHVTLDRLDGRWALQSAPWRLRIAFLQLGTLDLKLAPQAPAQAPAALPQRLTLPLAIRVDAVSLHRLILHAPALELTDIALHGETDGRHHTLVLDNLTTPYGRVNASMRLDGARPFALSGDAAVAGRYDTHPYQLALHLSGSLEALRADLSASGDRLAGHATVSAAPFDAVPLKRAQVAIDHVDPRLFSASAPSADLSLRADLAPVDGASALQVAGPISVSNAEPGSLDRQRLPLVSAAARVMLDATHQALTDVQVRLAGGAALSGGGSLTRHAQTGRTTGQFALAAREVNLRAFLGKLPVTRLGGPLIVTLDGGRQQVALDWRDPTRRIQLDAALDDGAVTLRSARLSAGAGQIDLRGSLRTDAGGSYEANAVMTQFDPAAWFDTGVSSSTRAGRPATRISGQLQARGTLHPALDVEAKFALRDSQYAGLPMGGEGTVRLAGGRLLPSSAQLLVAGNRARLDGSFGAAGDRLRVDVDAPHLNRLGFGLAGLLQVHGQLSGSLARPALQADFRAEQLAFGNQRLAHMSGRANIEGGLHAPGTSRLELTLAGRDYRASQVALSRVDINLAGTRASHRIRAEFAGTLRGQPLALALAAQGGVTDQQGRLGWDGTIQTLRNDGLPRFALTRPWRVKAAAQAVQLGAAHFTLAGASVDLGQLDYRQGQLRSSGSISALDIGNVLTLVKEFTGAAPPLQSNLVLDGSWNLVLAKQADGFVQIARRSGDLMLTDGRRETLGVAPGVRALGISALRVRADLHADQVNLTAHAAASSIGQLDAKVSTAVQMHDGHPSLTEQAPLDGSAALDVPNLNAVGALAGPQLLLKGRAAARFTLGGTVGKPLLSGNVTGDDLSITMFDLGIQLTGGTVRLAMDRNAIDLKQVEFHGGAGTLKASGRIGLAQADPAMNATIVADRLQLFAAPDRQLILSGQAKASGNAEHLAIAGKFVVDRARFDLPPSGTPSLGDDVVIVRDNGQTQAAKANAAERAARISEKPANRFAPHVDVDLDLGRDFRFKGAGADLLLRGSMHVRSEPLAPVRASGTIQIAEGTYEAFGRRLSIERGHINFTGPLDNPGLFIIAMRTNQAVEAGVQVTGTVRQPRVTLVSDPNVPDEAKLSWLMFGHGPESAGLGQQQAVAGAALAMLGTAGGKRIVQNFGIDQFSIGSSDSGLPDQQVVNIGKAISESLSIGFEQSLTSAASIAKLTWQLSRRWSLVARTGSIYGLDILFNRRFD, encoded by the coding sequence ATGACGGATCAACACACCCACCCTGCCGCCGCGACCGCACCGTCGCCCCCGCCGCCCCCGCGCCGCCGGCGCTGGCCGCGGGTGCTCGCGTGGCTGGTCGTCGCGCCGCTGGTACTGGTGGTTGGACTGGCCGGCGCGGGCCTCCTGGCGGCACATACCGAGCGCGGCTCCCGCTGGCTCTGGCAGGCCGCCGTGGTCGTTCTCGATGGCAAGCTGGCCGGGCAATGGGAGGGCGGCACGCTGGCCGGCGGAGCACATCTGCGCGAGGTCGCATATACCGACGGCGCAACCCACGTAACGCTCGACCGTCTCGATGGCCGCTGGGCTCTGCAGAGCGCGCCCTGGCGCCTGAGGATAGCCTTTCTGCAGTTGGGCACGCTCGACCTGAAGCTGGCGCCGCAGGCGCCCGCCCAGGCGCCTGCGGCGTTGCCGCAACGCCTGACGCTGCCGTTGGCGATTCGCGTCGACGCGGTGTCGCTGCATCGCCTGATTCTGCATGCGCCGGCGCTGGAGTTGACCGACATCGCGCTGCACGGCGAAACCGACGGCCGGCACCATACCCTGGTGCTGGATAACCTGACGACACCTTATGGCCGGGTGAATGCGTCGATGCGGCTCGACGGCGCGCGGCCGTTCGCGCTAAGCGGCGATGCGGCCGTGGCAGGGCGCTACGACACGCATCCCTATCAATTGGCGTTGCATTTGAGTGGCTCCCTCGAGGCGCTGCGGGCCGATCTGAGCGCCAGCGGCGACCGGCTCGCCGGACACGCCACTGTAAGCGCCGCGCCATTCGACGCGGTGCCGCTCAAGCGCGCACAGGTTGCGATCGATCACGTCGATCCGCGGCTGTTCAGCGCCTCCGCGCCCAGTGCCGATTTGTCGCTGCGTGCCGATCTGGCGCCGGTCGACGGCGCATCGGCATTGCAGGTGGCCGGACCGATCAGCGTGAGCAATGCCGAGCCCGGTTCGCTCGACCGGCAGCGCCTGCCGCTCGTGAGCGCGGCCGCCCGCGTCATGCTCGATGCCACGCATCAGGCGCTGACCGACGTGCAAGTACGCCTGGCCGGGGGGGCGGCCCTGAGCGGCGGCGGCTCGCTCACGCGCCATGCGCAGACAGGCCGAACCACCGGACAGTTCGCGCTTGCGGCGCGCGAGGTCAACTTGCGTGCATTCCTCGGCAAACTGCCCGTCACCCGACTGGGTGGACCACTGATCGTCACACTCGACGGCGGTCGCCAGCAGGTCGCGCTGGACTGGCGCGATCCGACCCGTCGCATCCAACTGGACGCGGCGCTCGATGACGGCGCGGTGACCTTGCGCAGCGCCCGCCTGAGCGCCGGAGCCGGCCAGATCGACCTGCGCGGCTCGCTGCGCACCGACGCTGGCGGCAGCTACGAGGCGAATGCGGTCATGACGCAGTTCGATCCTGCCGCGTGGTTCGACACCGGCGTGAGTTCGTCGACACGCGCGGGCCGGCCGGCCACGCGCATCAGCGGACAGCTTCAGGCGCGCGGGACATTGCACCCGGCGCTCGACGTCGAGGCCAAATTCGCACTGCGCGACAGTCAATACGCCGGGTTGCCGATGGGCGGTGAAGGCACCGTGCGTCTGGCCGGCGGCCGACTCTTGCCGAGCAGCGCGCAATTGCTGGTGGCGGGCAATCGGGCTCGGCTCGACGGCAGCTTCGGTGCCGCGGGAGATCGCCTGCGAGTCGATGTCGATGCGCCGCATTTGAACCGGCTAGGGTTTGGCCTGGCCGGCTTGCTGCAAGTGCATGGGCAACTCAGTGGCTCTCTCGCCCGCCCGGCGCTGCAAGCCGATTTTCGCGCCGAGCAACTCGCGTTCGGCAACCAGCGGCTGGCTCATATGAGCGGCCGGGCCAATATCGAGGGCGGCCTGCATGCGCCCGGCACGAGCCGCCTCGAGCTGACCCTGGCGGGCCGCGATTACCGAGCCTCCCAGGTGGCGCTGAGCCGGGTGGACATCAACCTCGCCGGCACGCGCGCGAGCCACCGGATCCGGGCCGAGTTCGCCGGCACCTTGCGGGGCCAGCCGCTGGCGCTTGCCCTGGCTGCCCAAGGCGGCGTGACCGACCAGCAAGGCCGCCTTGGCTGGGACGGCACGATACAGACGCTGCGCAACGACGGTCTGCCGCGCTTTGCTTTGACTCGACCGTGGCGTGTCAAGGCCGCTGCGCAGGCGGTTCAGCTTGGCGCGGCGCACTTCACGCTGGCGGGCGCCTCGGTCGATCTGGGCCAGCTCGACTATCGCCAGGGCCAGCTTCGCTCGAGCGGATCCATCAGCGCGCTGGATATCGGCAATGTCCTGACGCTGGTCAAGGAGTTCACTGGTGCCGCGCCGCCGCTGCAAAGCAATCTGGTGCTCGATGGCAGCTGGAATCTCGTGCTGGCGAAGCAGGCCGACGGCTTCGTGCAGATCGCGCGACGCAGCGGCGACCTGATGCTGACCGACGGCCGGCGCGAGACGCTGGGGGTGGCCCCCGGGGTGCGTGCGCTGGGGATCTCGGCGCTGCGGGTGCGCGCGGATTTGCACGCCGACCAGGTCAACCTGACTGCCCATGCGGCGGCAAGCAGCATCGGCCAGCTCGATGCAAAGGTGAGTACCGCTGTGCAAATGCATGACGGTCATCCGAGCCTGACCGAACAGGCACCGCTCGACGGCAGTGCCGCGCTCGATGTGCCGAACCTCAATGCGGTAGGGGCGCTGGCCGGACCGCAACTGCTGCTCAAAGGCCGGGCGGCGGCGCGCTTCACGCTCGGCGGCACGGTGGGCAAGCCCCTGCTGTCGGGGAATGTGACGGGCGATGATTTGTCGATAACGATGTTCGATCTGGGCATTCAGCTGACCGGCGGCACGGTGCGCCTGGCGATGGACCGCAACGCGATCGATTTGAAACAGGTTGAGTTCCATGGCGGGGCGGGCACCCTGAAGGCGTCCGGCCGGATCGGCCTCGCGCAGGCCGATCCGGCGATGAATGCCACCATCGTGGCCGACCGGCTGCAGCTATTTGCCGCGCCCGATCGGCAACTGATTCTGTCGGGGCAGGCCAAGGCGAGCGGCAATGCCGAGCATCTGGCGATCGCGGGCAAGTTCGTGGTCGATCGCGCGCGCTTCGATTTGCCGCCGAGCGGCACGCCGAGCCTGGGCGACGACGTGGTCATCGTGCGCGACAACGGGCAGACGCAAGCGGCGAAGGCGAATGCGGCAGAGCGTGCGGCGCGCATCAGCGAAAAGCCCGCCAATCGGTTCGCGCCGCATGTCGATGTCGATCTCGATCTGGGCCGGGATTTCCGTTTCAAAGGGGCCGGCGCGGACCTGCTGCTGCGTGGTTCGATGCATGTGCGCAGCGAGCCGCTCGCGCCCGTGAGGGCGAGCGGCACGATCCAGATTGCCGAGGGCACCTATGAGGCGTTCGGCCGCCGCCTGTCGATCGAGCGCGGACATATCAATTTCACGGGGCCCCTCGATAATCCGGGTTTGTTCATCATCGCGATGCGAACCAATCAGGCGGTCGAGGCCGGCGTGCAGGTCACCGGCACCGTGCGGCAGCCGCGCGTGACGCTGGTGTCGGACCCGAATGTGCCGGATGAGGCCAAGCTTTCCTGGCTGATGTTCGGCCACGGTCCGGAAAGTGCCGGGTTGGGGCAGCAGCAGGCGGTCGCCGGTGCGGCGCTCGCCATGCTGGGCACCGCCGGCGGCAAGCGCATCGTGCAAAATTTCGGAATTGATCAGTTTTCGATTGGCAGCAGCGATTCCGGCTTGCCGGATCAGCAGGTCGTCAATATCGGCAAGGCGATTTCGGAAAGCCTGTCGATCGGCTTCGAGCAAAGCCTGACCAGCGCGGCAAGTATCGCCAAGCTGACCTGGCAGTTGTCGCGGCGCTGGTCGCTGGTGGCTCGCACCGGTTCGATTTACGGCCTGGACATTCTGTTCAACCGTCGTTTCGATTGA
- the metG gene encoding methionine--tRNA ligase — protein MSRRLLVTSALPYANGQIHIGHLVEYIQTDIWVRFMRMQGHETYYVGADDTHGTPVMLRAEKEGLTPKQLIERVWHEHKRDFDNFGISFDNYYTTDSPETRQLSEKIYLALQAQGLIEARDIEQAFDPVKEMFLPDRFIKGECPKCGAKDQYGDSCEVCGSTYAPTDLKNPYSVVSGATPVRKTSTHYFFKLSDPRCESFLREWVAGLAQPEATNKMREWLGEAGDAKLADWDISRDAPYFGFEIPGAPGKYFYVWLDAPIGYYGSFKNLCDKKGLNFDEWVAPDSSTEQYHFIGKDILYFHTLFWPATLEFSGHRTPTNVFAHGFLTVDGLKMSKSRGTFITAQSYIDTGLNPEWLRYYFAAKLNGTMEDIDLNLDDFVARVNSDLVGKFVNIASRAAGFLLKRFNGKVDDAAMQHSLLRVLREAAPAVAQHYEARDYGKALRQVMELADTVNAYVDNVKPWDLAKDPAQAGALHEACSVCLEAFRLLTIYLKPVLPRTAAAIEQFLNIASLAWHDVDTALSSATPVAPYKHLMTRVEGKQIEKLLEANRDSLQATPAAAAAPANTAPAKAAAEAEGDTIGIDDFAKIDLRIAKIVDCRTVEGSDKLLQLTLDVGEAKPRNVFSGIKSAYRPEDLVGKLTVMVANLAPRKMKFGLSEGMVLAASAANEKAEPGIYILEPHSGAKPGMRVK, from the coding sequence ATGTCCCGCCGCCTGCTCGTCACGTCCGCCCTGCCCTATGCCAATGGCCAGATTCATATCGGCCATCTGGTCGAATATATCCAGACTGACATCTGGGTGCGCTTCATGCGCATGCAGGGGCACGAAACCTATTACGTCGGCGCGGACGACACCCACGGCACGCCGGTCATGCTGCGCGCCGAGAAGGAAGGCCTCACGCCCAAGCAACTGATCGAGCGTGTATGGCACGAGCACAAGCGCGATTTCGATAATTTCGGCATCTCGTTCGATAATTACTACACGACGGATTCACCCGAAACCCGGCAACTGTCGGAAAAGATTTATCTCGCGCTGCAAGCGCAAGGCCTGATCGAGGCCCGCGACATCGAGCAAGCCTTCGATCCGGTCAAGGAAATGTTCCTGCCCGACCGCTTCATCAAGGGCGAGTGCCCCAAGTGCGGTGCCAAGGACCAGTATGGAGACTCCTGCGAAGTCTGCGGCTCGACCTACGCGCCGACCGACCTGAAGAACCCGTATTCGGTGGTGTCGGGCGCGACGCCGGTGCGCAAGACCTCGACCCACTATTTCTTCAAATTATCGGATCCGCGCTGCGAATCGTTCCTGCGCGAATGGGTGGCCGGCCTGGCACAACCCGAGGCTACCAACAAAATGCGCGAGTGGCTCGGCGAGGCCGGCGACGCCAAGCTGGCAGACTGGGACATCTCCCGCGACGCGCCGTATTTCGGCTTCGAGATTCCTGGCGCACCCGGCAAGTATTTCTACGTGTGGCTCGACGCACCGATTGGCTACTACGGCAGCTTCAAGAATCTGTGTGACAAGAAAGGGCTGAATTTCGACGAGTGGGTCGCGCCCGACTCGAGCACCGAGCAATACCATTTCATCGGCAAGGACATTCTTTACTTCCACACCCTGTTCTGGCCGGCGACCCTGGAGTTTTCCGGGCATCGCACCCCGACCAATGTCTTCGCGCACGGCTTTCTGACCGTCGACGGGCTCAAGATGTCGAAATCGCGCGGCACCTTCATCACCGCGCAAAGCTATATCGATACCGGCCTGAACCCCGAGTGGTTGCGCTATTACTTCGCCGCCAAGCTCAACGGGACGATGGAAGACATCGATCTGAACCTCGACGATTTCGTGGCGCGCGTCAACAGCGATCTGGTCGGCAAATTCGTCAATATCGCCAGCCGGGCCGCCGGCTTTCTGCTCAAGCGCTTTAACGGCAAGGTAGACGACGCGGCCATGCAACACTCGCTGCTGCGCGTGTTGCGAGAAGCCGCCCCTGCCGTCGCCCAGCACTACGAAGCGCGCGACTACGGCAAGGCGCTGCGCCAGGTGATGGAGCTGGCCGACACCGTCAATGCCTATGTCGACAACGTCAAGCCGTGGGATCTGGCCAAAGACCCGGCGCAGGCCGGCGCCCTGCACGAAGCCTGCAGCGTTTGCCTGGAAGCCTTCCGCCTGCTGACCATCTATCTGAAGCCGGTGCTGCCGCGCACCGCCGCGGCCATCGAGCAATTCCTCAACATTGCCTCGTTGGCCTGGCACGATGTCGACACCGCGTTGAGCTCGGCGACACCGGTGGCGCCCTATAAGCACCTGATGACGCGTGTCGAAGGCAAACAAATCGAGAAGTTGCTCGAAGCCAACCGGGACTCGCTGCAAGCCACGCCCGCGGCCGCCGCTGCGCCAGCCAACACGGCGCCGGCCAAAGCCGCTGCGGAAGCGGAAGGCGACACCATCGGCATCGACGATTTCGCCAAGATCGATCTTCGCATCGCAAAAATCGTCGACTGCCGGACCGTCGAAGGCTCCGACAAACTGCTGCAACTGACGCTCGACGTCGGCGAGGCAAAGCCGCGCAACGTGTTTTCCGGCATCAAGTCGGCCTATCGTCCGGAAGATCTGGTCGGCAAGCTGACGGTCATGGTCGCCAATCTCGCGCCGCGCAAGATGAAATTCGGACTGTCCGAGGGCATGGTACTGGCGGCCTCGGCCGCCAACGAAAAGGCCGAGCCGGGGATTTACATCCTCGAGCCGCACAGCGGCGCCAAGCCCGGCATGCGGGTCAAGTGA
- a CDS encoding autotransporter assembly complex protein TamA — translation MNDRSDGGVSWHALIRAMVLAIALCAMFPAIAKVAAANVAYRVEIDAPAPLAGLLKAHLDLVRFEQRTDLGKEQFDYLLATVGEQVSQLAATEGYFSPVTHARVEKVGALQVVHIEVSPGERTRVSDVLLRFTGPIATQEPGRVATLESKWGMPVGQPFRQDDWSKAKDDTLYALQRYRYHAARLTFSQARIEPDRHRAELDAEYDSGPAFTLGKLHVTGTRRYPASIVEHVNPLHEGEPYSVDRLLELQRQIQNTPYFSNVIIDVPSDPAQASLAPVNVKVTEFPTQRVQAGVGYASDTGAHVLGRYGYNNVFGRAWVFSSQANLEQQRQYGLVSLAMPPDAKAYVNSVSTSFNRTTVEGVDQRSLQIGLKRARTLDKYDWAYTLDFYRDELRPDTGPRFLNHALVPGFAWTRRNVDDPIFPRRGNIISTQIGFGVKGMLSDQSFGRVYGRIRQYVPIGQRDLMILRTEFGAVLTHGSNDRIPASLLFRAGGNDSIRGYGYQSIGLNQDGSVLPAKYLATGSIEYQHWLSHQWGGAIFWDLGTASDTLQGAKIYNGVGFGVRWRSPVGPVNLDLGYGIERHQFRPNISLGVAF, via the coding sequence ATGAACGACCGAAGCGACGGGGGCGTGTCGTGGCATGCCCTGATCCGGGCGATGGTACTGGCAATCGCGCTGTGCGCGATGTTCCCCGCGATCGCCAAAGTTGCCGCGGCCAACGTCGCTTACCGGGTCGAAATCGACGCGCCGGCGCCTCTCGCGGGCTTGCTCAAGGCGCATCTGGACCTGGTGCGCTTCGAGCAGCGGACCGACCTGGGCAAGGAGCAATTCGATTATTTGCTGGCAACCGTCGGCGAGCAGGTCTCGCAGTTGGCTGCCACCGAAGGTTACTTCTCGCCGGTCACGCACGCTCGCGTGGAGAAGGTCGGTGCGCTCCAGGTGGTGCACATCGAGGTGAGCCCGGGCGAGCGCACGCGGGTGAGCGACGTGCTGTTGCGGTTCACCGGGCCGATCGCCACGCAGGAGCCGGGCCGCGTGGCGACGCTGGAGAGCAAATGGGGTATGCCGGTCGGTCAGCCGTTTCGGCAGGACGATTGGAGCAAGGCCAAGGACGACACGCTGTATGCGCTGCAGCGCTATCGTTATCACGCGGCCAGGCTGACTTTTTCCCAGGCACGCATCGAGCCGGACCGACACCGTGCCGAGCTTGACGCCGAATACGACAGCGGTCCGGCGTTCACGCTGGGCAAATTGCATGTGACCGGTACTCGGCGCTATCCGGCCAGCATCGTTGAACATGTCAATCCGCTTCACGAGGGCGAACCTTACAGCGTCGATCGCCTGCTCGAGCTGCAGCGGCAAATCCAGAACACGCCGTATTTCTCCAATGTGATTATCGACGTGCCGAGCGACCCGGCGCAGGCCTCACTCGCGCCGGTCAATGTCAAGGTCACGGAATTTCCCACGCAGCGTGTGCAGGCTGGGGTCGGTTACGCCTCCGACACCGGTGCGCATGTGCTGGGGCGCTACGGCTACAACAACGTCTTCGGCCGGGCCTGGGTTTTCAGCAGCCAGGCCAACCTCGAGCAGCAGCGCCAATACGGTCTGGTGAGCCTGGCGATGCCGCCGGATGCGAAGGCCTACGTCAATAGCGTTTCCACGTCGTTCAACCGGACCACGGTCGAAGGGGTCGACCAGCGCAGCCTGCAGATCGGGCTAAAACGCGCGCGCACGCTCGATAAATACGATTGGGCCTATACGCTCGATTTCTATCGCGACGAACTGCGGCCCGATACCGGCCCGCGCTTCCTGAACCACGCGCTGGTGCCGGGTTTCGCCTGGACCCGGCGTAACGTCGACGATCCGATCTTTCCGCGGCGCGGCAATATCATCTCGACGCAGATCGGCTTTGGTGTCAAAGGGATGCTCAGCGACCAGAGTTTTGGGCGTGTGTATGGCCGCATCCGCCAGTACGTGCCGATCGGCCAGCGCGATCTGATGATCTTGCGCACCGAGTTCGGCGCCGTGCTCACACATGGCAGCAACGACCGCATTCCGGCGTCGCTGCTGTTTCGCGCCGGCGGCAACGATTCGATCCGCGGCTATGGCTACCAGAGCATCGGCCTGAACCAGGACGGCTCGGTGCTGCCGGCCAAATACCTGGCGACCGGCAGTATCGAGTACCAGCATTGGCTTAGCCACCAGTGGGGCGGCGCGATCTTCTGGGATCTCGGCACCGCCAGCGATACGCTGCAGGGCGCGAAAATCTATAACGGCGTCGGCTTCGGCGTCCGGTGGCGCAGCCCGGTGGGGCCGGTCAATCTGGATCTGGGATATGGTATCGAGCGACACCAGTTCCGGCCCAACATTTCTCTCGGCGTGGCGTTCTGA
- a CDS encoding DUF3460 family protein: MYESDITRFIKELKQAKPTLEEEQRKGRALLWDKQPIDLDERARQKASRVPQQAYVYQSE, encoded by the coding sequence ATGTACGAGTCCGACATCACCCGCTTTATCAAAGAATTGAAACAAGCCAAACCGACCCTGGAAGAAGAGCAACGCAAGGGCCGCGCGCTGCTGTGGGACAAGCAGCCGATCGACCTTGACGAACGCGCACGGCAAAAAGCGTCGCGTGTGCCGCAGCAGGCGTACGTTTATCAGTCGGAATAA
- a CDS encoding segregation and condensation protein A gives MSTAEPPTVGPPEAALADAQKLQDPTPGHDSTPDVVDGVAFARLYGEPLFALPQDLYIPPDALEIFLEAFEGPLDLLLYLIRKQNFNVLDIPMAQVTNQYLLYVEQIRATNLELASEYLLMAAMLIEIKSRMLLPVKKADTGEEAEDPRAELVRRLLEYEQMKLAAQQLDALPVLGRDFLRANVYIEQSLAPRWPEVDTNDLRAAWADVIKRAKLVQHHKISREELSVREHMSQILRRLQDARFMEFTELFDVSRGVPVVVVNFIAMLELSRESLVEVTQAEPYAPIYVRLAYSPN, from the coding sequence ATGAGCACCGCCGAGCCGCCCACCGTCGGCCCGCCCGAGGCGGCCCTGGCCGATGCCCAGAAATTGCAGGATCCGACTCCCGGCCACGACAGCACGCCCGACGTCGTCGACGGCGTCGCGTTCGCGCGCCTGTACGGCGAGCCCTTGTTCGCGCTGCCGCAGGATCTATACATCCCGCCCGATGCGCTGGAGATTTTCCTCGAAGCCTTCGAAGGCCCGCTGGATCTGCTGCTCTATCTGATTCGCAAGCAGAATTTCAACGTGCTCGACATTCCGATGGCGCAGGTGACCAACCAGTACCTGCTTTACGTCGAGCAGATCCGCGCGACCAACCTCGAATTGGCGTCGGAATATCTGCTGATGGCAGCCATGCTCATCGAGATCAAGTCGCGCATGCTGCTGCCCGTCAAGAAGGCCGACACCGGCGAGGAAGCCGAAGATCCGCGCGCAGAGCTGGTACGGCGCCTGCTCGAATACGAACAGATGAAACTGGCGGCACAGCAACTCGATGCCTTGCCGGTACTGGGGCGGGACTTCCTGCGAGCCAACGTATATATCGAGCAAAGCCTTGCCCCGCGCTGGCCGGAAGTCGATACGAATGATTTGCGCGCCGCCTGGGCCGACGTGATCAAGCGGGCCAAGCTGGTGCAGCACCACAAGATTTCCCGCGAGGAGCTCTCGGTTCGCGAACACATGAGCCAGATCCTGCGCCGCCTGCAAGATGCCCGGTTCATGGAGTTCACCGAGTTGTTCGATGTCTCGCGCGGCGTGCCGGTGGTCGTGGTCAACTTTATCGCCATGCTGGAACTATCGCGCGAGTCCCTGGTGGAAGTCACCCAGGCGGAGCCCTACGCACCCATCTACGTGCGCCTGGCCTACTCGCCGAACTGA
- the bamE gene encoding outer membrane protein assembly factor BamE domain-containing protein yields MNLRRIQSGVAMGLFASMLALFGCDQQQIDKVRQKARDVAAAVKPDNLLLRGLQAGVSTEAQVRAQMGRPAMVWQNPDGSKRLEYPRGPAGVRTYMVDIGADGKLLAISQALSAENFAKVHPGMSEDEVRRLLGKPTGTAAYRLKNESVWSWRWLEDGVNQPAQFNVYFGPDGKVATTSRSNDPATERP; encoded by the coding sequence ATGAATTTGCGCCGCATTCAATCGGGAGTCGCCATGGGGTTGTTCGCCAGCATGTTGGCGCTGTTCGGCTGCGATCAGCAGCAAATCGACAAGGTGCGGCAAAAAGCGCGCGACGTCGCGGCGGCCGTCAAGCCCGATAATCTGCTGCTGCGTGGCCTGCAGGCGGGAGTGTCCACCGAGGCCCAGGTTCGTGCCCAGATGGGCCGGCCGGCGATGGTATGGCAAAACCCGGATGGTTCGAAGCGACTCGAGTACCCGCGCGGCCCCGCAGGCGTCAGGACTTACATGGTCGATATCGGTGCCGACGGCAAGCTGTTGGCGATCAGCCAGGCGCTGAGCGCGGAAAATTTCGCGAAAGTGCATCCGGGCATGAGCGAGGACGAGGTGCGGCGCCTGTTGGGCAAGCCCACCGGGACCGCCGCCTACCGGCTGAAGAACGAGAGCGTGTGGAGCTGGCGTTGGCTCGAGGACGGCGTGAACCAGCCGGCACAGTTCAACGTGTATTTCGGGCCGGACGGCAAGGTCGCGACGACCTCGCGCTCGAATGATCCGGCCACCGAACGCCCTTGA